A window of Strix aluco isolate bStrAlu1 chromosome 2, bStrAlu1.hap1, whole genome shotgun sequence contains these coding sequences:
- the ARHGAP31 gene encoding rho GTPase-activating protein 31 isoform X2 has product MSSTRNSRTLEYLIKHLTHLASFSNMTNMHTRNLALVWAPNLLRSKEIEAVGCNGDAAFLEVRVQQLVIEFILNHVDQIFNNNRKASSAENIESASVVKSLTLPSASLPMKLVSLEEAQARSLSASHPARKERRENSLPEIVPVTGSLFHTVVDLPDSKRKLSTKSKKWKSIFNLGRSGSESKSKLSRNGSVFVRAQKLSEKATIRPAKSMDSLCSLPVEGEDEKSRFKRTVTTGGFFVPVMKIRTGGTGSSYDLSKESEWEQERSAMGAKGSSDLSGEKGPPRTPQAKSPPEQLKVFRAEDAENEQTSPKGGRMFYTSEAAAKSGFPSSLFPLEASPRHQRKALNISEPFAVSVPLRVSAVISTNSTPCRVPAKEKLSLSSLEELSSLVAESTSPSALEVGTHTRTEQAPERKEKQPGPTLPVAASRGSHTEELVAARKPESLETPAETPAAENQETLCEQSSCMSSTSSPQQSSEQSPTLEQTPASEVHTGPLPEDKAEQGQLKMKDVSSEGSCDHQEIETAKTEEGLCLRDVTEEDPGNALLEPLWPEIQQELKIIEPEEELLLLPASVPKTGLISESSSSVQTDIYSSGPGQSPTLSQQKSASRTPQMTTQVPLFGAAGMEQDSLHNCQSDVVAQQSCASALPEVGTLSTGTAAPKNDHPVVESKSECFTPPLDWKLRSQSEFNEVSPSDEFSCSKGACPESGREKDSTCQLQREKDDISRVQTQREKPEILTTDERDTFTSKALSGAGIQELKEGNAISRTHDAGDQDDEDTWTDIVQSLELVEPWEDHQWVTSPLHSPTFKDIQEKMIQEFQPQSQRTETGLSLRPRFSRSLSLDSKDTVMSLWTIPFSFIDATDQRQPCSDILPVTCELPKTQPISPSSLSKAKQDENGTSSPEEPSKLEEMRYPLSREEAPTEKEGLFRIPLSEPEEKKVNVSRENPWSSKPELSLPHQNSPGSSSQVKNTKEELSMSQDTALGDNTVTKALCSATESQLSNKGEETPRKVKTRPSSLNLDSLLPASDLFAFESLSMPSAPGNLLCGQKEVKSSDSVPSLPTACPAASKGVSWGSHFSAHVDLDLDYLAVAHATTGRRNSAPVSVSAVRTSFMIKMCQARAVPVIPPKIQYTQIPQPLQAQNAAPPAEKKEAEAKQAIRQTQRVAWSHLEAPKSPLTEKKAKAEKENSDPAQKDSACPWHSSLGSPLEPSQSSHYPALDVPVLRRKRTSEGETAGDNPQSSKMERPSGFSKPSYRSRPGRPQSLILFSPPFPIMDHPSSSADSRVLLSPIRSPTLTTSSSPICGDLSETSRTTPEGVTLRNKMTIPKNGQRLETSTSCFYQPQRRSVILDGRSGRQIE; this is encoded by the exons ATGAGCTCTACAAGAAATTCACG AACACTGGAATACCTGATCAAGCACCTGACTCACCTGGCCTCCTTCAGCAACATGACCAACATGCACACCAGAAACCTGGCCTTGGTGTGGGCTCCCAATCTCCTCAG GTCAAAGGAGATTGAGGCAGTTGGCTGCAATGGGGATGCAGCTTTCCTGGAGGTGCGAGTGCAGCAGTTGGTGATCGAGTTCATCCTGAATCACGTGGATCAGATCttcaacaacaacagaaaagccAGCTCTGCAGAGAACATTG aaagcGCATCGGTTGTGAAAAGTCTGACCCTCCCCTCGGCCTCCCTGCCGATGAAACTGGTGAGCCTGGAAGAAGCGCAGGCACGGAGTCTGTCTGCCTCCCACCCTGCTCGGAAGGAGAGACGAGAGAACAGCTTGCCTGAAATTGTCCCCGTAACGGGGTCCCTCTTCCACACAGTTGTTGACCTCCCTGACAGCAA GAGAAAATTATCTACCAAGTCCAAGAAATGGAAGTCGATATTTAACTTGGGCCGTTCAGGCTCAGAATCAAAGTCTAAACTGAGTCGAAATGGGAGTGTCTTCGTAAGGGCACAGAAGCTCTCTG aaaaagcaACTATTCGTCCTGCGAAGAGCATGGATTCGCTGTGTTCCCTGCCAGTTGAAG GGGAGGATGAAAAGAGCAGATTCAAGAGGACAGTGACtactggagggttttttgttCCGGTGATGAAGATACGGACAGGAGGCACAGGCAGCTCATATGACCTCAGCAAGGAGAGTGAGTGGGAGCAAGAACGATCTGCCATGGGGGCCAAAGGAAGCTCAGACCTGAGTGGGGAGAAAGGTCCTCCCCGGACACCGCAGGCAAAGTCACCCCCTGAGCAGCTGAAGGTCTTCCGGGCAGAGGATGCTGAAAATGAGCAGACTTCCCCCAAAGGCGGCCGCATGTTCTACACTTCTGAAGCAGCCGCCAAGTCAGGCTTCCCAAGCAGCCTCTTTCCCTTGGAGGCCTCCCCTCGTCACCAGAGGAAAGCCCTGAACATCTCCGAGCCTTTCGCCGTCTCTGTTCCCCTGCGGGTATCCGCAGTTATCAGCACTAACAGCACCCCATGCCGTGTGCCTGCCAAGGAGAAGCTTTCCCTCTCCAGCCTAGAGGAACTGTCTTCCCTCGTGGCCGAGAGCACGAGCCCCTCTGCCCTGGAAGTGGGGACCCACACGAGGACAGAGCAGGCACCAGAGCGGAAGGAGAAACAGCCGGGGCCCACGCTGCCAGTGGCAGCATCCAGAG GCTCTCACACTGAGGAGCTGGTGGCAGCCAGGAAACCCGAGTCCTTAGAAACTCCAGCAGAAACTCCAGCAGCAGAAAATCAGGAGACGTTATGTGAGCAAAGCAGCTGCAtgagcagcaccagcagcccccagcagtcCTCAGAGCAGAGTCCCACCTTGGAACAAACACCAGCCTCAGAGGTTCATACAGGGCCACTCCCTGAAGACAAGGCAGAGCAAGGACAACTCAAGATGAAGGATGTCTCCTCAGAAGGCAGCTGTGACCACCAGGAGATCGAGACAGCTAAGACAGAAGAAGGGTTGTGCTTAAGAGATGTG acaGAGGAGGACCCTGGGAATGCCCTTCTAGAGCCACTGTGGCCAGAGATACAGCAGGAACTGAAAATTATCGAACCTGAAGAGGAGCTCTTGCTCTTGCCAGCATCTGTCCCCAAGACGGGCCTAATTTCTGAATCCTCTTCTTCAGTACAAACAGATATCTATTCCTCTGGGCCGGGGCAGAGTCCAACACTGTCTCAGCAGAAATCAGCAAGCAGAACACCACAGATGACAACTCAGGTGCCTTTATTTGGTGCTGCTGGCATGGAACAAGACAGCCTCCACAACTGCCAGTCTGACGTGGTTGCACAGCAGAGTTGTGCTTCAGCCCTACCCGAAGTGGGTACTCTCTCTACTGGCACAGCAGCTCCAAAGAACGACCACCCAGTGGTGGAGAGCAAGAGTGAATGCTTCACTCCTCCACTGGACTGGAAGCTTCGTAGTCAATCAGAATTTAATGAGGTTTCCCCAAGTGATGAATTTTCTTGTTCCAAAGGAGCATGTCCAGAGTCAGGGAGAGAAAAAGATAGCACTTgccagctgcagagggaaaaggaTGATATTAGCAGAGTCCAGACTCAGAGGGAGAAGCCCGAGATACTGACCACTGATGAAAGGGACACATTCACCTCCAAGGCACTGAGTGGAGCTGGAATCCAGGAGCTGAAGGAGGGCAATGCTATTAGCAGAACCCATGATGCTGGTGACCAGGATGATGAGGATACCTGGACAGATATTGTGCAGAGCTTAGAGCTTGTGGAGCCATGGGAGGATCACCAGTGGGTTACAAGCCCACTCCATTCCCCCACCTTTAAGGACATTCAGGAGAAGATGATACAGGAGTTTCAGCCACAGAGCCAGAGAACAGAGACAGGACTTTCTCTTAGACCACGATTCAGTCGCAGCCTCTCCCTGGACAGCAAAGACACAGTGATGAGTCTGTGGACTATCCCATTCTCTTTCATAGATGCCACTGACCAGCGACAACCATGCAGTGACATTCTGCCAGTGACTTGTGAGCTGCCCAAAACACAACCCATCTCACCCTCTAGTTTGAGCAAAGCTAAGCAAGATGAGAATGGCACAAGTTCTCCAGAAGAACCTTCAAAACTTGAGGAGATGAGGTACCCCCTCAGCAGGGAGGAAGCACCAACTGAGAAGGAAGGACTCTTCAGAATCCCTCTTTCAGagccagaggaaaagaaagtgaatgtGAGCAGAGAAAACCCTTGGAGCTCAAAGCCTGAGCTGTCTTTACCACACCAAAATAGCCCAGGCAGTTCTTCACAGGTGAAGAACACAAAGGAGGAGTTATCCATGTCTCAAGACACTGCCCTGGGTGACAATACTGTCACCAAAGCATTGTGCTCTGCCACTGAGTCACAGCTGAGTAATAAAGGTGAAGAAACACCTCGCAAAGTAAAGACTAGACCATCATCCCTCAACTTGGATTCACTCCTTCCAGCCTCAGATTTGTTCGCATTCGAGAGCCTGTCCATGCCCTCTGCCCCTGGGAACCTCCTGTGCGGGCAGAAGGAAGTAAAAAGCAGTGATTCTGTCCCATCCCTGCCGactgcctgccctgctgccagtAAAGGCGTTTCCTGGGGGTCTCACTTCAGTGCCCACGTGGATCTAGACTTGGATTACCTGGCAGTGGCCCATGCCACCACTGGCCGTCGTAACTCTGCTCCCGTCAGCGTGTCAGCGGTCAGGACCTCCTTCATGATTAAGATGTGCCAGGCTAGAGCGGTACCCGTGATACCACCCAAGATTCAGTACACCCAGATCCCCCAACCCCTGCAGGCTCAGAACGCCGCTCCACCGGCTGAGAAGAAGGAAGCAGAAGCCAAGCAGGCCATCAGGCAGACTCAAAGGGTGGCATGGAGCCACCTGGAAGCCCCCAAGAGCCCGCTGACAGAGAAGAAAgccaaagcagagaaagaaaacagtgacCCAGCTCAAAAGGACTCAGCCTGTCCTTGGCACAGCAGCCTTGGCTCTCCACTGGAGCCATCTCAGTCCAGTCATTACCCCGCTCTGGATGTCCCTGTTCTGCGCCGAAAGCGCACCTCTGAGGGGGAGACAGCTGGAGATAACCCACAGTCCTCAAAGATGGAGAGGCCATCAGGGTTCTCCAAGCCTTCCTATAGATCTAGGCCTGGGAGGCCCCAGAGTCTGATTCTCTTCAGTCCCCCCTTCCCCATTATGGACCACCCCTCCTCTTCAGCAGACTCCAGGGTGTTGTTATCACCCATAAGGAGCCCCACTCTGACCACCTCTTCGAGCCCCATTTGTGGCGATCTGTCTGAGACTTCGCGGACAACACCTGAGGGGGTGACGCTGAGGAACAAAATGACCATCCCCAAGAATGGCCAAAGACTGGAGACTTCTACCAGCTGCTTTTACCAGCCCCAGAGGCGCTCTGTGATTCTGGATGGACGAAGTGGGAGGCAGATTGAATAG
- the ARHGAP31 gene encoding rho GTPase-activating protein 31 isoform X3, whose product MSSTRNSRSKEIEAVGCNGDAAFLEVRVQQLVIEFILNHVDQIFNNNRKASSAENIESASVVKSLTLPSASLPMKLVSLEEAQARSLSASHPARKERRENSLPEIVPVTGSLFHTVVDLPDSKRKLSTKSKKWKSIFNLGRSGSESKSKLSRNGSVFVRAQKLSEKATIRPAKSMDSLCSLPVEGEDEKSRFKRTVTTGGFFVPVMKIRTGGTGSSYDLSKESEWEQERSAMGAKGSSDLSGEKGPPRTPQAKSPPEQLKVFRAEDAENEQTSPKGGRMFYTSEAAAKSGFPSSLFPLEASPRHQRKALNISEPFAVSVPLRVSAVISTNSTPCRVPAKEKLSLSSLEELSSLVAESTSPSALEVGTHTRTEQAPERKEKQPGPTLPVAASRGSHTEELVAARKPESLETPAETPAAENQETLCEQSSCMSSTSSPQQSSEQSPTLEQTPASEVHTGPLPEDKAEQGQLKMKDVSSEGSCDHQEIETAKTEEGLCLRDVTEEDPGNALLEPLWPEIQQELKIIEPEEELLLLPASVPKTGLISESSSSVQTDIYSSGPGQSPTLSQQKSASRTPQMTTQVPLFGAAGMEQDSLHNCQSDVVAQQSCASALPEVGTLSTGTAAPKNDHPVVESKSECFTPPLDWKLRSQSEFNEVSPSDEFSCSKGACPESGREKDSTCQLQREKDDISRVQTQREKPEILTTDERDTFTSKALSGAGIQELKEGNAISRTHDAGDQDDEDTWTDIVQSLELVEPWEDHQWVTSPLHSPTFKDIQEKMIQEFQPQSQRTETGLSLRPRFSRSLSLDSKDTVMSLWTIPFSFIDATDQRQPCSDILPVTCELPKTQPISPSSLSKAKQDENGTSSPEEPSKLEEMRYPLSREEAPTEKEGLFRIPLSEPEEKKVNVSRENPWSSKPELSLPHQNSPGSSSQVKNTKEELSMSQDTALGDNTVTKALCSATESQLSNKGEETPRKVKTRPSSLNLDSLLPASDLFAFESLSMPSAPGNLLCGQKEVKSSDSVPSLPTACPAASKGVSWGSHFSAHVDLDLDYLAVAHATTGRRNSAPVSVSAVRTSFMIKMCQARAVPVIPPKIQYTQIPQPLQAQNAAPPAEKKEAEAKQAIRQTQRVAWSHLEAPKSPLTEKKAKAEKENSDPAQKDSACPWHSSLGSPLEPSQSSHYPALDVPVLRRKRTSEGETAGDNPQSSKMERPSGFSKPSYRSRPGRPQSLILFSPPFPIMDHPSSSADSRVLLSPIRSPTLTTSSSPICGDLSETSRTTPEGVTLRNKMTIPKNGQRLETSTSCFYQPQRRSVILDGRSGRQIE is encoded by the exons ATGAGCTCTACAAGAAATTCACG GTCAAAGGAGATTGAGGCAGTTGGCTGCAATGGGGATGCAGCTTTCCTGGAGGTGCGAGTGCAGCAGTTGGTGATCGAGTTCATCCTGAATCACGTGGATCAGATCttcaacaacaacagaaaagccAGCTCTGCAGAGAACATTG aaagcGCATCGGTTGTGAAAAGTCTGACCCTCCCCTCGGCCTCCCTGCCGATGAAACTGGTGAGCCTGGAAGAAGCGCAGGCACGGAGTCTGTCTGCCTCCCACCCTGCTCGGAAGGAGAGACGAGAGAACAGCTTGCCTGAAATTGTCCCCGTAACGGGGTCCCTCTTCCACACAGTTGTTGACCTCCCTGACAGCAA GAGAAAATTATCTACCAAGTCCAAGAAATGGAAGTCGATATTTAACTTGGGCCGTTCAGGCTCAGAATCAAAGTCTAAACTGAGTCGAAATGGGAGTGTCTTCGTAAGGGCACAGAAGCTCTCTG aaaaagcaACTATTCGTCCTGCGAAGAGCATGGATTCGCTGTGTTCCCTGCCAGTTGAAG GGGAGGATGAAAAGAGCAGATTCAAGAGGACAGTGACtactggagggttttttgttCCGGTGATGAAGATACGGACAGGAGGCACAGGCAGCTCATATGACCTCAGCAAGGAGAGTGAGTGGGAGCAAGAACGATCTGCCATGGGGGCCAAAGGAAGCTCAGACCTGAGTGGGGAGAAAGGTCCTCCCCGGACACCGCAGGCAAAGTCACCCCCTGAGCAGCTGAAGGTCTTCCGGGCAGAGGATGCTGAAAATGAGCAGACTTCCCCCAAAGGCGGCCGCATGTTCTACACTTCTGAAGCAGCCGCCAAGTCAGGCTTCCCAAGCAGCCTCTTTCCCTTGGAGGCCTCCCCTCGTCACCAGAGGAAAGCCCTGAACATCTCCGAGCCTTTCGCCGTCTCTGTTCCCCTGCGGGTATCCGCAGTTATCAGCACTAACAGCACCCCATGCCGTGTGCCTGCCAAGGAGAAGCTTTCCCTCTCCAGCCTAGAGGAACTGTCTTCCCTCGTGGCCGAGAGCACGAGCCCCTCTGCCCTGGAAGTGGGGACCCACACGAGGACAGAGCAGGCACCAGAGCGGAAGGAGAAACAGCCGGGGCCCACGCTGCCAGTGGCAGCATCCAGAG GCTCTCACACTGAGGAGCTGGTGGCAGCCAGGAAACCCGAGTCCTTAGAAACTCCAGCAGAAACTCCAGCAGCAGAAAATCAGGAGACGTTATGTGAGCAAAGCAGCTGCAtgagcagcaccagcagcccccagcagtcCTCAGAGCAGAGTCCCACCTTGGAACAAACACCAGCCTCAGAGGTTCATACAGGGCCACTCCCTGAAGACAAGGCAGAGCAAGGACAACTCAAGATGAAGGATGTCTCCTCAGAAGGCAGCTGTGACCACCAGGAGATCGAGACAGCTAAGACAGAAGAAGGGTTGTGCTTAAGAGATGTG acaGAGGAGGACCCTGGGAATGCCCTTCTAGAGCCACTGTGGCCAGAGATACAGCAGGAACTGAAAATTATCGAACCTGAAGAGGAGCTCTTGCTCTTGCCAGCATCTGTCCCCAAGACGGGCCTAATTTCTGAATCCTCTTCTTCAGTACAAACAGATATCTATTCCTCTGGGCCGGGGCAGAGTCCAACACTGTCTCAGCAGAAATCAGCAAGCAGAACACCACAGATGACAACTCAGGTGCCTTTATTTGGTGCTGCTGGCATGGAACAAGACAGCCTCCACAACTGCCAGTCTGACGTGGTTGCACAGCAGAGTTGTGCTTCAGCCCTACCCGAAGTGGGTACTCTCTCTACTGGCACAGCAGCTCCAAAGAACGACCACCCAGTGGTGGAGAGCAAGAGTGAATGCTTCACTCCTCCACTGGACTGGAAGCTTCGTAGTCAATCAGAATTTAATGAGGTTTCCCCAAGTGATGAATTTTCTTGTTCCAAAGGAGCATGTCCAGAGTCAGGGAGAGAAAAAGATAGCACTTgccagctgcagagggaaaaggaTGATATTAGCAGAGTCCAGACTCAGAGGGAGAAGCCCGAGATACTGACCACTGATGAAAGGGACACATTCACCTCCAAGGCACTGAGTGGAGCTGGAATCCAGGAGCTGAAGGAGGGCAATGCTATTAGCAGAACCCATGATGCTGGTGACCAGGATGATGAGGATACCTGGACAGATATTGTGCAGAGCTTAGAGCTTGTGGAGCCATGGGAGGATCACCAGTGGGTTACAAGCCCACTCCATTCCCCCACCTTTAAGGACATTCAGGAGAAGATGATACAGGAGTTTCAGCCACAGAGCCAGAGAACAGAGACAGGACTTTCTCTTAGACCACGATTCAGTCGCAGCCTCTCCCTGGACAGCAAAGACACAGTGATGAGTCTGTGGACTATCCCATTCTCTTTCATAGATGCCACTGACCAGCGACAACCATGCAGTGACATTCTGCCAGTGACTTGTGAGCTGCCCAAAACACAACCCATCTCACCCTCTAGTTTGAGCAAAGCTAAGCAAGATGAGAATGGCACAAGTTCTCCAGAAGAACCTTCAAAACTTGAGGAGATGAGGTACCCCCTCAGCAGGGAGGAAGCACCAACTGAGAAGGAAGGACTCTTCAGAATCCCTCTTTCAGagccagaggaaaagaaagtgaatgtGAGCAGAGAAAACCCTTGGAGCTCAAAGCCTGAGCTGTCTTTACCACACCAAAATAGCCCAGGCAGTTCTTCACAGGTGAAGAACACAAAGGAGGAGTTATCCATGTCTCAAGACACTGCCCTGGGTGACAATACTGTCACCAAAGCATTGTGCTCTGCCACTGAGTCACAGCTGAGTAATAAAGGTGAAGAAACACCTCGCAAAGTAAAGACTAGACCATCATCCCTCAACTTGGATTCACTCCTTCCAGCCTCAGATTTGTTCGCATTCGAGAGCCTGTCCATGCCCTCTGCCCCTGGGAACCTCCTGTGCGGGCAGAAGGAAGTAAAAAGCAGTGATTCTGTCCCATCCCTGCCGactgcctgccctgctgccagtAAAGGCGTTTCCTGGGGGTCTCACTTCAGTGCCCACGTGGATCTAGACTTGGATTACCTGGCAGTGGCCCATGCCACCACTGGCCGTCGTAACTCTGCTCCCGTCAGCGTGTCAGCGGTCAGGACCTCCTTCATGATTAAGATGTGCCAGGCTAGAGCGGTACCCGTGATACCACCCAAGATTCAGTACACCCAGATCCCCCAACCCCTGCAGGCTCAGAACGCCGCTCCACCGGCTGAGAAGAAGGAAGCAGAAGCCAAGCAGGCCATCAGGCAGACTCAAAGGGTGGCATGGAGCCACCTGGAAGCCCCCAAGAGCCCGCTGACAGAGAAGAAAgccaaagcagagaaagaaaacagtgacCCAGCTCAAAAGGACTCAGCCTGTCCTTGGCACAGCAGCCTTGGCTCTCCACTGGAGCCATCTCAGTCCAGTCATTACCCCGCTCTGGATGTCCCTGTTCTGCGCCGAAAGCGCACCTCTGAGGGGGAGACAGCTGGAGATAACCCACAGTCCTCAAAGATGGAGAGGCCATCAGGGTTCTCCAAGCCTTCCTATAGATCTAGGCCTGGGAGGCCCCAGAGTCTGATTCTCTTCAGTCCCCCCTTCCCCATTATGGACCACCCCTCCTCTTCAGCAGACTCCAGGGTGTTGTTATCACCCATAAGGAGCCCCACTCTGACCACCTCTTCGAGCCCCATTTGTGGCGATCTGTCTGAGACTTCGCGGACAACACCTGAGGGGGTGACGCTGAGGAACAAAATGACCATCCCCAAGAATGGCCAAAGACTGGAGACTTCTACCAGCTGCTTTTACCAGCCCCAGAGGCGCTCTGTGATTCTGGATGGACGAAGTGGGAGGCAGATTGAATAG